In Bicyclus anynana chromosome 13, ilBicAnyn1.1, whole genome shotgun sequence, a genomic segment contains:
- the LOC112048322 gene encoding uncharacterized protein LOC112048322, with product MLTMPLLDDIEQWRLIAHLYSQRLFRFPAYDLGIIKVNRPWVFNNFVNKIPYATLDQDFDGVCVGTAVKTTKSWSRDRYLYAANFQLTSRLDCEHQLLRSCTNYYCTDYDVSMSSSREIEGGGLICHDTGDPAEDKELGILVGVSSLININLPSLHNRVGPFHDWITGDCYEAKLNLHLLMICAAGLILYL from the exons ATGTTGACAATGCCTCTGCTAGATGACATCGAACAGTGGCGCCTGATTGCCCATCTCTACTCGCAACGACTGTTTCGGTTTCCTGCTTATGATTTGGGAATAATA AAAGTAAACAGGCCATGGGTTTTCAACAACTTTGTCAACAAAATACCATACGCTACATTGGATCAAGATTTTGATGGAGTATGTGTTGGTACTGCAGTTAAAACCACAAAG AGTTGGTCGCGAGACAGATATCTGTACGCAGCCAATTTCCAACTGACCAGCAGACTCGACTGTGAGCACCAGTTGTTGAGGAGTTGTACCAATTACTATTGCACGGACTATGACGTGTCGATGTCTTCGTCTAga GAGATAGAAGGTGGAGGCCTGATCTGTCACGACACCGGTGATCCTGCAGAAGACAAAGAGCTAGGAATACTAGTCGGAGTGTCATCGCTCATAAACATCAACCTTCCTTCTTTGCACAACCGCGTCGGTCCGTTCCATGATTGGATAACAGGTGATTGCTACGAAGCAAAACTTAATCTTCACTTGCTGATGATTTGTGCAGCTGGTCTTATACTATATCTTTAA